From one Acipenser ruthenus chromosome 21, fAciRut3.2 maternal haplotype, whole genome shotgun sequence genomic stretch:
- the LOC117429436 gene encoding protein unc-45 homolog A-like → MSENGTEKDPAALREEGNCLFKDGDFQGALSCYTKALKLSDTQSECAVLHRNRAACYLKLEDYSKAESDASKALDSDPGDVKARFRRSQALQKLGRLDQAFKDIQRCAQLEPKNMTFQESLRQLGAQIQDKVQQLSSTDARVQQMFSLLLDSSAQESDRHKAAQNLVVLSREDAGAEQIFRNDGVRLLQRLMDSGKEEMILPALRTLVGLCSGHQSRSMAIVNELGMERLCAVMGSGGEQVSLAACHLLQVMFEALMEGMKKDVRGKEEAMLLEPSRELRSMLCHLLDVLTAPAVSGSGRDSAINLLVKHVPRKSQRDPDNSLTLWVIDQGLKTVLEVGGTVPEATQGPPLTDSTHMSCSVLLSKLYDDLKSDGERENFSSLCEEYVRSHFESSGLVEKLRAIQTVSVLLQGPSEVGNQALGLSGIMESIILLCGSDTEIHQQVAVEALIHAAGKAKRASFITANGVALLKDIYKKSKSDKIRVRALVGLCKLGSAGGTDFSMKQFAEGSTLKLAKQCRKWLCNEALPPSSRRWAIEGLAYLTFDADVKEELAEDGQALQAMFQLAKSEDKTVLFAVGSTLVNCTNSYDSEKPDPQMVELAKYAKQHVPEEHPKDAKPFVEKRLSKLLEAGVVSALVCMVKQESPALTDACKECIARVFLAVVEKPEDRGTVVAQGGGKALIPLATEGTDAGKTKAAQTLAKITITSNPEIAFPGERIYEVVRPLVSLLGLDCTALQNFEALMALTNLAGISERLRQKIMKEGAVSKIEGYMFEDHEMIRVAATECMCNLVLSPDVQERFVAEDNDRLKLLVLYSGEDDERLRKAAAGTLAMLTSVQPSLCARIPRTTSHWLEILQALLLSESRELQHRAAVIAMNLMQAERGLAEKLIESEVLEILSIMTKGGAAEHNPACRAAKQCLDIALEYGLIKPNPAE, encoded by the exons ATGAGTGAAAACGGCACCGAGAAG GATCCAGCTGctctgagagaggaggggaacTGTCTGTTCAAGGACGGGGATTTCCAGGGGGCGCTGTCCTGTTACACCAAGGCCCTCAAACTGAGCGACACCCAATCAGAATGTGCCGTCCTGCACCGCAATCGGGCTGCATGCTACCTCAAACTG GAGGACTATTCCAAAGCGGAGTCCGACGCTAGCAAAG CGCTGGACTCGGACCCTGGGGATGTGAAGGCTCGGTTTCGCCGCTCGCAGGCCTTGCAGAAGCTGGGCCGTCTGGACCAGGCCTTCAAAGACATCCAGAGGTGTGCACAGCTGGAGCCCAAGAACATGACCTTCCAGGAGAGCCTGCGGCAGCTGGGGGCGCAGATCCAGGACAAG GTCCAGCAGCTGTCCTCCACAGACGCTCGTGTTCAGCAGATGTTCTCTCTGCTCCTGGACTCCTCAGCGCAGGAGTCTGACAGGCACAAG gCGGCTCAGAATCTGGTGGTCCTGTCGCGGGAGGACGCGGGGGCGGAGCAGATATTCCGCAACGACGGGGTGCGGCTCTTGCAGAGACTGATGGATTCTGGGAAAGAGGAGATGATTCTGCCTGCACTGCGCACACTGGTGGGGCTTTGCAGCGGGCACCAGTCCAGG TCCATGGCTATCGTGAATGAGCTGGGAATGGAGCGGCTGTGTGCAGTGATGGGGTCGGGGGGAGAGCAGGTCTCCCTGGCTGCCTGTCACCTCCTGCAGGTCATGTTCGAGGCTCTGATGGAGGGAATGAAGAAGGACGTGCGAGGCAAAGAGGAGGCCATGCTGCTTG AGCCGTCTCGGGAGCTGAGGTCAATGCTGTGTCACCTCCTGGACGTCCTCACGGCTCCCGCGGTGTCCGGGTCGGGTCGAGACAGCGCCATCAACCTGCTCGTCAAACACGTCCCGCGCAAATCCCAGCGAGATCCCGACAACTCGCTCACTCTGTGGGTCATCGACCAGG GGCTAAAGACGGTTCTGGAGGTGGGGGGCACAGTCCCAGAGGCCACGCAGGGCCCACCCCTGACTGACAGCACACACATGAGCTGCTCGGTGCTGCTCAGCAAGCTGTACGATGACCTGAAGAGTGATGGCGAGAGGGAGAACTTCAGCAGCCTCTGCGAGGAATACGTCCG GTCTCACTTCGAGTCGTCAGGGCTGGTCGAGAAGCTGCGTGCGATCCAGACGGTGTCGGTTCTGCTGCAGGGACCCAGCGAGGTGGGGAACCAGGCCCTAGGTCTGTCCGGGATCATGGAGAGCATCATCTTGCTGTGTGGCTCCGACACAGAGATccaccagcaggtggcagtggAGGCGCTGATCCACGCAGCTGGCAAGGCCAAGAGGGCCTCCTTCATCACCGCCAACGGCGTGGCGCTGCTCAAAGACATCTACAAGAAGAGCAAGAGCGACAAGATCCGAGTGCGCGCCCTGGTG GGTCTGTGTAAGCTGGGCTCAGCGGGAGGGACAGATTTCAGCATGAAGCAGTTTGCTGAAGGATCCACTCTGAAACTGGCCAAGCAGTGCAGGAA GTGGCTGTGTAACGAGGCACTGCCCCCGAGCTCCCGGCGCTGGGCGATCGAGGGCCTGGCGTACCTCACCTTCGACGCGGATGTGAAGGAGGAGCTGGCAGAGGATGGACAGGCTCTGCAGGCCATGTTCCAGCTGGCCAAG TCGGAGGATAAGACAGTGCTGTTTGCTGTGGGCTCCACGCTGGTGAACTGCACCAACAGCTATGACTCGGAGAAGCCGGACCCGCAGATGGTGGAGCTGGCCAAGTATGCCAAGCAGCACGTCCCTGAAGAGCACCCCAAG GACGCGAAGCCCTTCGTGGAGAAGCGGCTGTCGAAGCTGCTGGAGGCGGGCGTGGTCTCGGCTCTGGTGTGCATGGTGAAGCAGGAGAGCCCAGCGCTCACTGACGCCTGCAAGGAGTGCATCGCcag GGTGTTCCTGGCGGTTGTGGAGAAGCCTGAGGACAGGGGGACAGTGGTGGCACAGGGGGGCGGGAAG GCCCTGATCCCGCTCGCCACCGAGGGCACGGACGCGGGGAAGACAAAGGCGGCGCAGACCCTAGCAAAGATTACTATCACGTCCAACCCAGAGATCGCCTTCCCCGGGGAGAGG ATCTACGAGGTGGTGCGGCCGCTGGTCAGCCTGCTGGGACTCGATTGCACGGCCCTGCAGAACTTTGAGGCGCTCATGGCACTCACCAACCTGGCGGGCATCAGCGAGAGACTCCG GCAGAAGATAATGAAGGAGGGGGCGGTGTCGAAGATCGAGGGCTACATGTTTGAGGATCACGAGATGATTCGAGTGGCTGCCACTGAGTGCATGTGCAACCTGGTCCTGAGTCCAGAC GTGCAGGAGAGGTTTGTGGCCGAGGACAACGACCGGCTGAAGTTGCTTGTGCTGTACAGCGGGGAGGATGACGAGAGACTGCGGAAGGCAGCGGCTGGGACCCTGGCCATGCTGACATCGGTGCAGCCCTCCCTCTGCGCGCGCATCCCTCGCACT ACGTCCCACTGGCTGGAGATCCTGCAGGCCCTGCTGCTGAGCGAGAGCAGGGAGCTACAGCACCGTGCCGCAGTCATCGCTATGAATCTCATGCAGGCGGAGCGCGGGCTGGCTGAGAAGCTCATCGAGAGTGAGGTGCTCGAGATCCTGTCCATCATGACCAAGGGGGGCGCCGCTGAGCACAACCCAGCCTGCCGAGCCGCCAAGCAGTGCCTGGACATCGCCCTGGAGTACGGGCTCATCAAACCCAACCCTGCAGAATGA
- the LOC117427781 gene encoding RCC1 domain-containing protein 1-like isoform X2: MELTKTDTAALPLAPGGYAFPKTPFYRALAPQICARKLALGTEHAVLLSADGTVYTWGSGSHGQLGHGSVESQPEPLAVEGLRGLPMGDVAAGGWHSVCISAGGDLYVWGWNEAGQLGLPSRCLRAQAEHGSAGEGCAVVPTRQEAAVTQEGEGSEVFISIQAFPALLDLPEESEMKKMSCGTRHTAADTCAGDLYTWGWGDYGQLGHGTPRSSDQPLHVEYFTKEGLCVLDVVCGSWNTFVLASERAASFE; the protein is encoded by the exons ATGGAGCTAACCAAAACTGATACAGCAG CACTGCCCCTGGCTCCCGGGGGGTATGCCTTTCCGAAGACACCCTTCTATCGGGCCCTCGCTCCACAGATCTGCGCCCGGAAGCTGGCCCTGGGTACGGAGCACGCTGTCCTGCTGAGTGCCGATGGGACAGTGTACACCTGGGGCTCGGGGAG CCATGGTCAGCTGGGTCACGGCAGTGTGGAGAGCCAGCCAGAGCCCCTGGCAGTGGAGGGGCTCAGAGGGCTGCCCATGGGGGATGTGGCAGCTGGGGGCTGGCATTCCGTCTGCATCAGCG CGGGGGGAGACCTGTATGTGTGGGGCTGGAATGAGGCTGGTCAGCTGGGGCTGCCCTCACGGTGCCTGAGAGCACAGGCGGAGCACGGCAGCGCTGGAGAAG GATGCGCCGTGGTACCTACAAGACAGGAAGCAGCTGTGACACAGGAAGGGGAGGGCTCAGAGGTGTTCATTTCAATCCAGGCTTTTCCTGCCCTGCTGGACTTGCCCGAGGAGTCAGAGATGAAGAAGATGAGCTGTGGGACACGGCATACCGCAGCCGACACGT GTGCTGGGGATCTTTACACGTGGGGCTGGG GTGATTATGGGCAGTTGGGACACGGCACCCCCCGGAGCTCAGACCAGCCACTGCATGTGGAGTATTTTACAAAAGAAGGTCTCTGTGTTCTTGATGTGGTGTGTGGTTCCTGGAACACTTTTGTATTGGCCTCAGAGCGAGCCGCCTCATTTGAATAA
- the LOC117427781 gene encoding RCC1 domain-containing protein 1-like isoform X1: protein MELTKTDTAALPLAPGGYAFPKTPFYRALAPQICARKLALGTEHAVLLSADGTVYTWGSGSHGQLGHGSVESQPEPLAVEGLRGLPMGDVAAGGWHSVCISAGGDLYVWGWNEAGQLGLPSRCLRAQAEHGSAGEAGCAVVPTRQEAAVTQEGEGSEVFISIQAFPALLDLPEESEMKKMSCGTRHTAADTCAGDLYTWGWGDYGQLGHGTPRSSDQPLHVEYFTKEGLCVLDVVCGSWNTFVLASERAASFE from the exons ATGGAGCTAACCAAAACTGATACAGCAG CACTGCCCCTGGCTCCCGGGGGGTATGCCTTTCCGAAGACACCCTTCTATCGGGCCCTCGCTCCACAGATCTGCGCCCGGAAGCTGGCCCTGGGTACGGAGCACGCTGTCCTGCTGAGTGCCGATGGGACAGTGTACACCTGGGGCTCGGGGAG CCATGGTCAGCTGGGTCACGGCAGTGTGGAGAGCCAGCCAGAGCCCCTGGCAGTGGAGGGGCTCAGAGGGCTGCCCATGGGGGATGTGGCAGCTGGGGGCTGGCATTCCGTCTGCATCAGCG CGGGGGGAGACCTGTATGTGTGGGGCTGGAATGAGGCTGGTCAGCTGGGGCTGCCCTCACGGTGCCTGAGAGCACAGGCGGAGCACGGCAGCGCTGGAGAAG CAGGATGCGCCGTGGTACCTACAAGACAGGAAGCAGCTGTGACACAGGAAGGGGAGGGCTCAGAGGTGTTCATTTCAATCCAGGCTTTTCCTGCCCTGCTGGACTTGCCCGAGGAGTCAGAGATGAAGAAGATGAGCTGTGGGACACGGCATACCGCAGCCGACACGT GTGCTGGGGATCTTTACACGTGGGGCTGGG GTGATTATGGGCAGTTGGGACACGGCACCCCCCGGAGCTCAGACCAGCCACTGCATGTGGAGTATTTTACAAAAGAAGGTCTCTGTGTTCTTGATGTGGTGTGTGGTTCCTGGAACACTTTTGTATTGGCCTCAGAGCGAGCCGCCTCATTTGAATAA
- the LOC117427781 gene encoding RCC1 domain-containing protein 1-like isoform X3 — MELTKTDTAALPLAPGGYAFPKTPFYRALAPQICARKLALGTEHAVLLSADGTVYTWGSGSHGQLGHGSVESQPEPLAVEGLRGLPMGDVAAGGWHSVCISAGGDLYVWGWNEAGQLGLPSRCLRAQAEHGSAGEAGCAVVPTRQEAAVTQEGEGSEVFISIQAFPALLDLPEESEMKKMSCGTRHTAADTCDYGQLGHGTPRSSDQPLHVEYFTKEGLCVLDVVCGSWNTFVLASERAASFE; from the exons ATGGAGCTAACCAAAACTGATACAGCAG CACTGCCCCTGGCTCCCGGGGGGTATGCCTTTCCGAAGACACCCTTCTATCGGGCCCTCGCTCCACAGATCTGCGCCCGGAAGCTGGCCCTGGGTACGGAGCACGCTGTCCTGCTGAGTGCCGATGGGACAGTGTACACCTGGGGCTCGGGGAG CCATGGTCAGCTGGGTCACGGCAGTGTGGAGAGCCAGCCAGAGCCCCTGGCAGTGGAGGGGCTCAGAGGGCTGCCCATGGGGGATGTGGCAGCTGGGGGCTGGCATTCCGTCTGCATCAGCG CGGGGGGAGACCTGTATGTGTGGGGCTGGAATGAGGCTGGTCAGCTGGGGCTGCCCTCACGGTGCCTGAGAGCACAGGCGGAGCACGGCAGCGCTGGAGAAG CAGGATGCGCCGTGGTACCTACAAGACAGGAAGCAGCTGTGACACAGGAAGGGGAGGGCTCAGAGGTGTTCATTTCAATCCAGGCTTTTCCTGCCCTGCTGGACTTGCCCGAGGAGTCAGAGATGAAGAAGATGAGCTGTGGGACACGGCATACCGCAGCCGACACGT GTGATTATGGGCAGTTGGGACACGGCACCCCCCGGAGCTCAGACCAGCCACTGCATGTGGAGTATTTTACAAAAGAAGGTCTCTGTGTTCTTGATGTGGTGTGTGGTTCCTGGAACACTTTTGTATTGGCCTCAGAGCGAGCCGCCTCATTTGAATAA
- the LOC117427781 gene encoding RCC1 domain-containing protein 1-like isoform X4, protein MRYSSTQLAVVFLVSSLSTAPGSRGVCLSEDTLLSGPRSTDLRPEAGPGHGQLGHGSVESQPEPLAVEGLRGLPMGDVAAGGWHSVCISAGGDLYVWGWNEAGQLGLPSRCLRAQAEHGSAGEAGCAVVPTRQEAAVTQEGEGSEVFISIQAFPALLDLPEESEMKKMSCGTRHTAADTCAGDLYTWGWGDYGQLGHGTPRSSDQPLHVEYFTKEGLCVLDVVCGSWNTFVLASERAASFE, encoded by the exons ATGAGGTATTCATCCACCCAGCTGGCCGTTGTCTTTCTCGTTTCCTCCCTCAGCACTGCCCCTGGCTCCCGGGGGGTATGCCTTTCCGAAGACACCCTTCTATCGGGCCCTCGCTCCACAGATCTGCGCCCGGAAGCTGGCCCTGG CCATGGTCAGCTGGGTCACGGCAGTGTGGAGAGCCAGCCAGAGCCCCTGGCAGTGGAGGGGCTCAGAGGGCTGCCCATGGGGGATGTGGCAGCTGGGGGCTGGCATTCCGTCTGCATCAGCG CGGGGGGAGACCTGTATGTGTGGGGCTGGAATGAGGCTGGTCAGCTGGGGCTGCCCTCACGGTGCCTGAGAGCACAGGCGGAGCACGGCAGCGCTGGAGAAG CAGGATGCGCCGTGGTACCTACAAGACAGGAAGCAGCTGTGACACAGGAAGGGGAGGGCTCAGAGGTGTTCATTTCAATCCAGGCTTTTCCTGCCCTGCTGGACTTGCCCGAGGAGTCAGAGATGAAGAAGATGAGCTGTGGGACACGGCATACCGCAGCCGACACGT GTGCTGGGGATCTTTACACGTGGGGCTGGG GTGATTATGGGCAGTTGGGACACGGCACCCCCCGGAGCTCAGACCAGCCACTGCATGTGGAGTATTTTACAAAAGAAGGTCTCTGTGTTCTTGATGTGGTGTGTGGTTCCTGGAACACTTTTGTATTGGCCTCAGAGCGAGCCGCCTCATTTGAATAA
- the LOC117427783 gene encoding calcium and integrin-binding protein 1-like — MGASASQISKELLSEYQELTFLTKQEILLAHRRFSELLSKNQDSLTTRVPQEKVLTLPELKSNPFRQRICHVFSTSEEKDDSLSFEDFLDLLSAFSDSATPEIKSHYAFRIFDFDDDGTLDRTDLEHLVNCLTGDTPETRLTPEEMSQLIHNILEESDIDKDGTVNLSEFQHVISRSPDFVSSFKIVL, encoded by the exons ATGGGGGCCTCGGCCAGTCAGATATCAAAGGAGTTACTTTCAGAATACCAG GAACTGACATTTTTAACCAAGCAAGAGATTCTTCT TGCCCACCGGAGATTCAGTGAGCTGCTATCCAAAAACCAGGACTCGTTGACCACCAGGGTCCCGCAGGAGAAGGTGTTGACCCTGCCAGAGCTGAAG TCGAACCCATTCCGGCAAAGGATCTGTCACGTGTTCTCCACCTCGGAGGAGAAGGACGACAGCCTGTCGTTCGAGGACTTCCTGGACCTGCTCAGTGCCTTCAGCGACTCCGCCACCCCAGAGATCAAATCACACTACGCCTTCCGCATCTTCG ATTTCGATGATGATGGAACCCTGGACCGCACAGACCTGGAGCACCTGGTGAACTGCCTCACTGGAGACACCCCTGAGACCAGGCTCACCCCAGAGGAGATGAGCCAGCTCATCCACAAT ATTCTTGAAGAGTCAGACATCGACAAAGATGGAACAGTGAACCTCTCAGAGTTCCAGCATGTCATTTCCAGGTCCCCTGATTTCGTCAG TTCTTTTAAGATTGTGCTGTAA
- the LOC117429721 gene encoding GDP-D-glucose phosphorylase 1-like, whose amino-acid sequence MSAHCANACSATGVENIETGTTVREQTEPHVCNSPTHEFVYSDRDFIRSGVLWLDKRRVGLNSDCAAGCQPLSRFDLTLRLGWLEKEQLGFFRYHLGDLQTKILPGPHGFVAQLNIQRGKERRKPQEIQSIRQSFNPNQFNFNKIEPGEILFEIRKENKHEPSTEPQFSTVSNGQSVSGTDAAQIDPNGPAYLDGGVTHTKTLVVINVSPLEFGHCLIIPEPSLCLPQVLTRDVVRIGIESVLLSSHPGFRVGFNSLGAFASVNHLHLHGYYLDHMLRIESARTEPLCPGQAFHLLSDTPAGFLFYTEGECLGALIHNICKVTDCLVEKNIAHNLFVTRGRPPGASLHSGTSRPGIRVIIWPRLSCFGAKEETAFNVALCELAGHLPFKNRQDFDTITEAEVTEIVQKYLLPEKEFSMLQSQLMHLLHE is encoded by the coding sequence ATGTCTGCGCACTGTGCAAATGCTTGCTCGGCTACCGGGGTCGAGAACATTGAAACTGGAACCACGGTTCGGGAACAAACCGAACCCCATGTCTGTAACTCTCCGACACACGAGTTTGTGTACTCCGATAGAGATTTCATCCGGAGCGGGGTTCTGTGGCTGGATAAACGCCGAGTCGGTTTGAACAGCGATTGTGCAGCTGGTTGTCAGCCGCTGTCTCGGTTCGATCTGACACTTCGGTTGGGATGGTTGGAGAAGGAGCAGCTCGGGTTTTTCCGGTACCATCTCGGGGATTTGCAAACTAAGATTCTGCCCGGCCCGCACGGGTTCGTGGCCCAGTTAAATATTCAGCGAGGAAAGGAGAGACGAAAACCACAAGAAATACAAAGTATTAGACAAAGCTTTAACCCGAACCAGTTCAACTTTAATAAAATCGAACCGGGGGAAATTCTGTTTGAAATCAGGAAGGAAAATAAGCACGAGCCCAGCACAGAACCACAATTCAGTACAGTCAGCAACGGTCAGAGTGTCTCAGGTACTGACGCAGCTCAGATAGATCCGAATGGTCCTGCTTATTTAGATGGTGGGGTTACTCACACTAAAACGCTGGTTGTAATTAATGTGAGCCCATTGGAGTTTGGGCACTGTTTGATTATCCCCGAACCATCCCTGTGCCTTCCTCAGGTTCTAACCCGGGACGTGGTCCGAATCGGGATCGAGTCCGTTCTGCTGAGTTCCCATCCGGGTTTCCGAGTGGGTTTTAATAGCCTGGGTGCATTTGCGTCTGTGAACCATTTACATCTTCATGGCTACTATCTGGACCACATGCTTCGCATCGAGTCTGCCCGAACCGAACCTCTCTGTCCAGGGCAAGCATTTCACCTCCTCTCAGATACCCCCGCCGGCTTCCTATTTTACACCGAGGGCGAGTGCTTGGGTGCACTGATCCACAACATCTGCAAAGTCACCGACTGTTTAGTGGAAAAGAACATTGCACACAACCTGTTCGTGACTCGAGGCCGCCCACCCGGTGCCTCACTTCATTCCGGGACGTCCCGGCCAGGGATCCGCGTCATTATCTGGCCCCGGCTCTCCTGCTTTGGGGCCAAAGAGGAAACCGCGTTTAACGTGGCCCTGTGTGAGCTTGCTGGTCATTTGCCGTTCAAGAACCGACAAGATTTCGATACGATCACCGAGGCTGAAGTGACAGAAATCGTCCAGAAATACCTCCTCCCTGAAAAGGAGTTTTCTATGCTGCAGTCACAACTGATGCACCTTCTACACGAGTAA
- the LOC117428342 gene encoding tubulin polyglutamylase ttll6-like has product MNLDSGGGSGEEEEEEGEEEEDSHSEEFQTGNACGREQRQCRVAEVGESSYEGEREGENATVRRKLRSRERATQKTGREIQGANDEAQRKKKKKKRKWIGINLTNCKYESVRRATRVLGLREVGDDEDWTVYWTDYSVSMERVIEMKRYQRINHFPGMSEICRKDLLARNMNRMLKLFRKDYNIFPQTWCLPADYVEFQAYQRSRKNKTFICKPDSGCQGKGIFITRKPQDIRPGEHLICQQYISKPFIVDGFKLDLRLYVLVTSCDPLRVFLYQEGLVRFATSRYSQPNSSNLNDVCMHLTNYAINKHNANFIQDEETGSKRKLSTFKMWLEESGYDVEKLWGELEDVVIKTLISAHPTLKHNYHTGFPNQLGPSACFEILGFDILLDFKLKPWLLEVNHSPSFTTDSQLDQDVKEALLIDTLTLLNLGASDRQRILEEDRRMVKERLLQRQRPARESRRELFLSTQASWLAQAEKHEEEHCGGFHKIFPREDSKKYAEFFKQSCTLFQETVSSKAREECARKQLEELRLKQELEGPGRGGGRAKHRGLQGESAGERALLCHHTTI; this is encoded by the exons ATGAATTTGGATTCTGGAGGAGGaagtggagaggaggaggaggaggagggtgaagAGGAAGAAGACTCCCACAGCGAGGAGTTTCAGACAGGAAATGCATGTGGCAGGGAACAGAGGCAGTGCAGGGTTGCAGAAGTGGGAGAGAGCTCTTATgaaggagagagggaaggagaaaACGCCACAGTGAGGAGAAAGCTGAGGAGCAGGGAAAGAGCAACACAGAAAACTGGAAGAGAAATCCAGGGTGCGAACGACGAGGCAcagaggaaaaagaaaaagaagaaacgAAA atGGATAGGCATAAACCTGACGAACTGCAAGTATGAGAGCG TGCGGCGAGCGACCCGGGTCCTAGGCCTGAGGGAGGTCGGTGACGATGAGGATTGGACGGTCTACTGGACAGATTACTCTGTCTCCATGGAGCGGGTCATAGAAATGAAGAGGTACCAG AGAATCAACCATTTCCCGGGGATGAGTGAGATTTGCCGAAAGGACCTGCTGGCCAGGAATATGAACCGGATGCTGAAGCTTTTCCGTAAAGACTATAACATCTTCCCGCAGACCTGGTGCCTGCCCGCAGA TTATGTCGAATTCCAAGCCTACCAGCGAAGCAGGAAGAACAAGACGTTCATCTGCAAGCCGGACAGCGGCTGCCAGGGCAAAGGCATCTTCATCACCCGCAAGCCCCAGGACATCCGGCCTGGAGAGCACCTCATCTGTCAGCAGTACATCTCCAAG CCCTTCATCGTTGACGGCTTCAAGTTGGACCTGCGGCTGTACGTGCTGGTGACCTCGTGTGACCCCCTGCGTGTGTTCCTGTACCAGGAGGGGCTGGTTCGCTTCGCTACATCCAGGTACAGCCAGCCCAACAGCAGCAACCTG AATGATGTGTGCATGCACCTGACTAACTACGCCATCAACAAGCACAATGCCAACTTCATCCAGGACGAGGAGACCGGCAGCAAGAG GAAGCTGTCGACATTTAAGATGTGGCTGGAGGAGAGCGGCTATGATGTGGAGAAGCTGTGGGGGGAGCTGGAGGACGTGGTAATCAAGACCCTGATCTCTGCTCACCCCACCCTCAAACACAACTACCACACCGGCTTCCCCAACCAGCTGGGGCCCAGCGCCTGCTTTGAGATCCTGGGTTTCGACATCCTGCTGGACTTCAAGCTCAAGCCCTGGCTGCTCGAG gtgaatcactccccCAGCTTCACCACAGACTCTCAGCTGGACCAGGATGTGAAGGAGGCTCTTCTCATCGACACTCTCACCCTGCTCAACCTGGGTGCCAGTGACCGCCAGAGGATCCTGGAGGAGGACAGGCGAATGGTTAAAGAGCGGCTGCTACAGAGACAGAGACCGGCCCGCGAGTCACG GAGGGAGCTGTTCCTCAGCACTCAGGCCTCCTGGCTGGCTCAGGCAGAGAAGCACGAGGAAGAGCACTGCGGGGGATTCCACAAGATCTTTCCCCGGGAGGATTCCAAGAAATACGCCGAGTTCTTTAAGCAGAGCTGCACCCTCTTCCAGGAAACGGTGTCTTCCAAAGCCAGGGAGGAGTGCGCCAG GAAACAGCTGGAGGAGCTGCGTCTGAAGCAGGAGCTGGAGGGCCCAGGCAGGGGAGGGGGCAGGGCGAAGCACAGGGGGCTGCAGGGGGAGTCCGCGGGGGAGAGAGCTCTGCTCTGCCACCACACCACCATC
- the LOC117428013 gene encoding uncharacterized protein LOC117428013 yields the protein MVRYTRRTWCGSWQPVDIVPEEEAERLRGLELRENLVRGMGVAELLYFLLGNRVQGQDKHPWLATALQQYHHQCIDKDKESPQCSGFSSLFRVRALSPLSRSPAHTHVQLHPLANIPRSRLDTSRQGPLMLCALGRPGRQGVRRPIPWTKGRDPSLLRIGLRGVGLPMQLEKASRNESQRAGSVGKGLNHSPPSFSSSQANFSGALPRFPGFCCNGVYGPAGGSLAAMKPGPRFKIFQRSASLGSLQPELARATFGVCPNPIEAQLSREQGGWFRMKPQQERGSSCGRGC from the exons ATGGTGCGCTACACAAGAAGGACTTGG tgtggttccTGGCAGCCGGTGGATATTGTACCGGAGGAGGAAGCTGAGAGACTGCGTGGTTTGGAGCTGCGGGAGAACCTGGTGCGGGGGATGGGGGTAGCAGAGCTGCTCTACTTCCTTCTGGGGAACAGAGTCCAGGGGCAGGACAAACACCCCTGGCTGGCGACTGCTCTCCAGCAATACCATCACCAATGCATTGACAAAGACAAG gaGTCCCCGCAGTGTTCAGGATTCTCTTCTCTCTTCAGAGTGCGAGCCCTCAGCCCCCTCTCCAGGAGCCCCGCCCACACCCATGTCCAGCTCCACCCCCTGGCCAATATACCTCGCTCCCGCCTCGACACATCCAGACAAGGCCCCCTCATGCTGTGTGCCCTGGGCAGGCCTGGCCGGCAGGGAGTGCGGAGACCCATCCCCTGGACCAAAGGGAGGGACCCGAGCCTCCTGCGCATAGGCTTGAGAGGAGTGGGACTCCCTATGCAACTGGAGAAAGCCAGCCGAAACGAGAGCCAGCGGG CTGGCTCTGTTGGAAAGGGGCTCAATCACAGCCCTCCCAGTTTCTCCAGTTCCCAGGCCAATTTCTCTGGTGCCTTGCCCAGATTCCCTGGCTTCTGCTGTAATGGCGTCTATGGTCCTGCAGGGGGCAGCCTCGCTGCCATGAAGCCGGGCCCTCGCTTCAAGATCTTCCAGCGCTCTGCCAGTCTGGGATCACTACAGCCTGAGCTGGCAAG GGCCACTTTCGGTGTGTGTCCAAACCCCATTGAGGCTCAGCTAAGCAGGGAGCAGGGTGGCTGGTTCAGGATGAAGCCCCAGCAGGAGAGAGGGAGCAGCTGTGGAAGAGGCTGCTGA